From Spirochaetota bacterium:
TGCTGTTTCTGGCAGTTCGTACACACTTTCGCGCCGTCATCGCGTCTGGTCACGCAGTCGGTGCATATCGCATGGCCGCAGATGTCGCATTCTTCGGCGATGATATCCTCGATGTCCTTGCTGCAGATGGGGCATTTCATACCAGGTTTCTCCTCACGTGTGCTCACGGAATTATACGCGGTGAAGACGAAATGTCAAATCCGGCATCCGCATCCTTTACAAATACACCTCTTCTGTATACAATGTCGCCGGTCTCGGTTTTGCCTGTGTGGAGAATATCATGTATGTGATGAACCATGGGATGTCTACGGCGCTCATTCGGGCGTTCACTGCCGTTCCGATGCATGCCCTTGTGCCCGGCATCATGGGGTATTTCATAGGCCGCTCGAATACGATGCGAGGCGCCCCTGTGATCGGGATCTCTGCGGGATTGTTCATCGCGATGGCACTGCATGGGCTTTACGACTTCATCCTGTTCCATTATGCGGGCCGTTCGGTCGAGGATGGCGGACCCATCGCGTACTCGATAATCCCGCTCGTTATCATACTCTGGTTCGTCCTGCGCTGGCTCATGCGCCGGCATGTGGCGGACGATCGTGCGTCGGGGCGTGCATGAAAGTGTTCGTCATTGAACAGCGGCGCGAGACGCTTGAGCGCATCGTGCGTCTCCTCAAGGACATGCGCCA
This genomic window contains:
- a CDS encoding PrsW family glutamic-type intramembrane protease, with protein sequence MLYKYTSSVYNVAGLGFACVENIMYVMNHGMSTALIRAFTAVPMHALVPGIMGYFIGRSNTMRGAPVIGISAGLFIAMALHGLYDFILFHYAGRSVEDGGPIAYSIIPLVIILWFVLRWLMRRHVADDRASGRA